A section of the Malania oleifera isolate guangnan ecotype guangnan chromosome 2, ASM2987363v1, whole genome shotgun sequence genome encodes:
- the LOC131149784 gene encoding histone H4 — MSGRGKGGKGLGKGGAKRHRKVLRDNIQGITKPAIRRLARRGGVKRISGLIYEETRGVLKIFLENVIRDAVTYTEHARRKTVTAMDVVYALKRQGRTLYGFGG; from the coding sequence ATGTCGGGTCGTGGAAAGGGAGGCAAGGGATTAGGAAAGGGAGGTGCAAAGAGGCACCGCAAGGTCCTTCGTGATAACATTCAGGGGATTACGAAGCCGGCGATCCGGCGTTTGGCTAGAAGAGGGGGCGTGAAGCGTATCAGCGGTCTGATCTACGAGGAGACTCGTGGTGTCCTCAAGATCTTCCTCGAGAATGTTATTCGCGATGCAGTCACCTACACTGAGCATGCGCGCCGGAAGACTGTCACGGCCATGGATGTCGTCTACGCTCTCAAGAGGCAGGGCAGGACCCTCTATGGATTTGGTGGTTAG